CCAGCGTGTTCTCGGCAAGACCCAGCAGCGCCGTCTCATGCGCCCGTGCCCTCACTGGCATCCCACCCGTGTGTGTGGCTTGGCACCCTGGCATCCGTCCCCAGCAGCGTCCCTCCCGTGCCAGGCAAGCCTGCACCCCATGAGGTGATGCTGTTGCCCTGCGGGTCCGTGGGGCTGAGGTTGTGCCAGGGTCCCAGTGTGTTGGGGGGCTCCAGGTAGAGGTTGAGCAGGGGGACACCTCTGCCCCCCGTGATCTGTGCTCTGGGACTTGCTTGTTCTCCAGCCTCCGGATCCCTTTTGAGGAGGGGTCCGCGTTTGGAAAGGGTGTCCCTGATGCCCCCCATCCCCCCCTTCCCTTGCAGCCTGCGGCGGGAGGGCTACACGGTGCAGGTGAACGTCAACGACTACCTGGACATCTACTGCCCGCACTACAACGCCTCGGTGCCCGAGCACCGGCTGGAGCAGTATGTGCTCTACATGGTGAACGCGGAGGGCTACCGCACCTGCAACACCAGCCAGGGCTTCAAGCGCTGGGAGTGCAACCGGCCCCACGCGCCCCACAGCCCCATCAAGTTCTCGGAGAAGTTCCAGCGCTACAGCGCCTTCTCACTGGGCTACGAGTTCCGTGCAGGGCAGGAGTACTACTACATCTGTACGTAGGGCACCAGGCAGGACCCCTCCCCATCTccagcccccccatccccaacgGGATCCCCCGCATCCCACCCCAGCTGGTCCCCCCACGCTGCACCACCTGGTCGGGCCCCTCTGCACCCTCACCCTGGCCAGGACCACTCCCCGCCCAACCCCCCAGCTGGTCCCCTTgctgcagcccccaccccaggaGCGGGCACCCTGAGCtcagggatggggatgtggggtggaatgggggtgtggggagggttcggggtggggggggggaggtgatgCAGGAGTGAGATGGGGGTGTGGGGAAAGATGGAGGTgcaggggagcaggatggggaagtGGGTGGAGGTGCCGATGTAggactggggtgctgggggggtacTGATGCAGgattggggtgctgggggggtgctgATGCAGAACAGGGATGCAGGGGCTGCTGATGCAGGATTGGGGTGCTGAGGGGTGCTGATGCAGGTGCAGCCTCAGGGTGCAGGACAGGGCTGCTGCTGCATCCCCCCAGCCCAAAGTGCACCCCCAGGCAGGGCCAGACTCCCCCATGCCCAGGCCTACGGAGCCTGCGGGTGCCCGGGGCTGGGGTCACCCCGACCTGCTCTTGCCTTGCAGCCACGCCAACGCACAACCACCACCGGGCCTGCCTGAAGATGAAGGTGTTCGTCTGCTGCGCCTCCAGTAAGTACTCCTGTGCCCGCcccaggggctgcggggggcggcATGGGGTCCCCCATCCCTCCTGGGGgtaagggagggggggaaggagctGCGGCACAAGGTGGCCAGGGAGTGTGacacccccccgtcccctctctccctcttgcAGCGTCGCACTCCGGGGAGAAGCTGGTGCCCACCCTGCCGCAGTTCACCCTGCGGCCCGAGGTGAAGATCGAGGACCTGGGTGAGTCGGGCagagccccctgccccacagccccacgtCCCGTCCCCTCGCCCCCGCAttgccgccgcccccggggcagccccagccgcGGAGTGGGGGTTTGGGGCCACCCCTGGTGCCACCCTCACCCTCTGCTTCTCGCCCACAGACAACTTCAACCCAGAGATGcccaagctggagaagagcatcAGCGGCACCAGCCCCAAGCGGGAACACTTGCCCCTGGCCGTGGCCGCCGCGCTCTTCCTCATGACGCTGCTGGCCTCCTAGCTCCCGGTGCCAGCGGGGGCCTGGCCAGCGCGGCTCCGCCAAGTGGGACCCCCGACCTGCTGCCCCTCATGAGAGCCACCGGGGAACCACTGCGGGaccaccccctccctgcccggagagccgccccatggggcaggggtcCACGGCACGCACCGAGCCCGGCTGGGACTCGTCCACCTGCCACCACGCCCATGGCTGCGGCCACGTCTGCGAGGATGCGGCTCGGTGCTGCCGCGTGCACCGCACCTTCTGCCGACACTGTCCCACGGCACggacccctgcctgcagcccaccctgtgccctgtgGCTGGGGGGGCAGAACCAGCCGGGGGAGCCTGGTGAGGGCAGGGACGCCCAGGGTCGGGCAGGCTGTACATACCTATATAGAGATCTATACATACTGTACAGAGAGCGACTATACAGATATATCTATACTGTACCATAGGCAGCGACGCTGGCCCCGGGCTGGCTTGTACATAGTCGAAGGTGTTGGATTTTCCTCGTCTTCCGTGAAGACCCGACCTATGCAAACGCACAGacactttttggggaaaaacaaaacagaacaaaaaacaaactcaacctttttttcaagtgctttggCTGGTGATTTTCATATTCTGCTCttagtctattaaaaaaaaaaaaataaataaaaggataaaaaaacccGACCCCTGTCACGGCGGCGTGCAGCGCTCCTGGTCAGCCATGGGAGCAGGCGAGGGCAGCAAGCACTGGGTGCCAACCTTCACCGTGCcacccaccccaccagccccagacACAACGGCCCCGGTCACAGGCTCGGTGCTGCTGACAGCGAGGGCACCCCAGGGTGATGCCAGGCATTCCCCACCATCCTGCTCCCCATtgagccccccccccaggcaccgtCATGGAGCATCTGGCGGGAACCCCCGGTGCTGCCCGCAGCAGCACCCCCAGGTAAGGGCAGTGGGCAGTGCCcttggcatggcacggcacggcacgcgTCcccggggtccctgggggtgctgTGGCTGGGAGGAGCGGGTGCGGGAGAGCCCTCCTTGCCATCCTTACCGGCTGCAGGGGGGGAAGCAGCCACAGGCAGGCACCCCAATGTGCCCGGGGGCCCCGTGGGAATCCCCGTGTCGCTCTCACTGGCTCGTCTGGCTCTGCCGGGCATGTCAGCTCCTGCCGGCGTCGGGGGGATCTGGCGCATGCCTGTCTGTGCAGCAGCTCCCGCGGGATGAGGGGGACGTCTTCGGCTCCCCCCCACTGCCTCCAGCAAGGCAAGGGGATGTGTGGGGAGGGGGTTATGCCCAGAGACACACTGGGGTCACAGTTGGGGGGTGTTGCTGGGGCTATGGAGGAGGGGGTGCACCCAGCCCTATGGCTGGCACCCCATAGCCCTGGAGGGTGCAGGGGAGCAGCTGTGTGGGTCCTGACCCTGCACCCCACTGGGCTGGGGGGCCAGTGCCTCCAGGAGGGGGGCATCCACTTTGCCCACGGGGCAGTGTGGGGCCAGGGGGGCTGTGGCCCCTCTCCCAGTGGGGACAGATGTGTTGCAGATGCGGCCTCGGTCAGGGGGTCCCCACAGCCGTGGTGGTGGGGCAGCCGCTCTCCCCCACCCTGGCAGGCGCTGCTGGGCGGTGGCTCGGCGTCCCGCGGGCCTGGGCTTGTCCGGGTGGGGGAAGAGCTGACGAACCCGTCAGACAGGTCTGCCGAGCGCTCCCGGCAGGCACCAGGCTCCCTGCGTCCCCCCTGTGCTCCCATTGTGGGGTTGGGGCCTCTGCCCTGGAACCCCCAACTCGGGGTGCCACCTGGCTCCCGGCCCCGGGCTGGAGCTGCGTGGGGTGGCCAAGGTCCGGCCGGGGCAGTGCCACCCAGCGCTGCCAGGGGCTGTGTCCCCCCATGGACACTGGCTGACAGGGACTGGCCATAGTCTGGTCCAGCACAGCGTGGCTGTGCTGGTGGCACGTGGCAGGGTGGGATGGTGCAGCCCTGTGCATCTTGGGGGAGGTAACAGGGGACTGAGTCAGCCACcctggcacggcacggcatggcacagcatggcgaGCTACGCTTGAAAAATCCCTCCTGCTGCTTGCCTCCACCTTGGCACTGCTCCCCGGTGTGTGTGGCACCAGTGGGGACcggccaccagccctgctccaCTCTGAGCCCTCTGGCAGGGCCCAGCGTGGCTTGCTGGGGGCAGCCTGGACCAGCCAGGAGACTCCTGGGGTGCTGGTACTGGGGATCCCCAAGCCCTGCTGCCCCAAGGCAAGGGGGAGCCATTGATGGGACCCCAGTGCTGGGGCTTGGGTGCCCCC
The sequence above is a segment of the Numenius arquata chromosome 27, bNumArq3.hap1.1, whole genome shotgun sequence genome. Coding sequences within it:
- the EFNA3 gene encoding ephrin-A3; translated protein: MAARLPALLPLLPLLLLLPGRGTPGTVSNRHAVHWNSSNLHLRREGYTVQVNVNDYLDIYCPHYNASVPEHRLEQYVLYMVNAEGYRTCNTSQGFKRWECNRPHAPHSPIKFSEKFQRYSAFSLGYEFRAGQEYYYISTPTHNHHRACLKMKVFVCCASTSHSGEKLVPTLPQFTLRPEVKIEDLDNFNPEMPKLEKSISGTSPKREHLPLAVAAALFLMTLLAS